In Toxoplasma gondii ME49 chromosome X, whole genome shotgun sequence, a single genomic region encodes these proteins:
- the MED31 gene encoding mediator complex subunit MED31 (encoded by transcript TGME49_225970~Gene product name based on ToxoDB Community Expert Annotation.) — translation MSLSAGSGADSPQEGAEKKLEERAAHPESEATNSGEQPTPAAQKATGKEAENEKEAENEKEAENEKEAERGQEREGRERSEQHLGFSGTCVVPVPPHLSLWEENAAMNLLRFEAECEFVQALANPYYLRHLQKERYFQDPRFVAYLHYLDYWRHPPYVQHLLFPVCLGVLDLVQKEEIRDRLEREDVVAVLDQTLRLHWLYFACDKNKI, via the coding sequence ATGAGTCTCTCTGCCGGCAGTGGCGCCGACAGTCCgcaagaaggcgcagagaagaagctggaagaaCGCGCGGCACACCCAGAGTCCGAGGCCACAAACTCTGGCGAACAGCCAACTCCTGCCGCCCAGAAAGCGACagggaaagaagcagagaacgagaaagaagcagagaacgagaaagaagcagagaacgagaaagaagcagagagaggtcaagagagagagggacggGAGCGGTCGGAGCAGCATCTGGGCTTCTCGGGGACCTGCGTCGTCCCTGTTCCTCCTCACTTGTCTCTGTGGGAGGAGAACGCGGCGATGAatcttctgcgtttcgagGCAGAGTGTGAGTTCGTACAGGCCCTCGCGAATCCGTACTACCTCCGACATTTGCAGAAAGAGCGTTATTTCCAAGATCCGCGCTTCGTCGCCTACCTACATTATCTGGACTACTGGCGACATCCGCCGTACGTCCAACACTTGCTCTTTCCAGTTTGTCTCGGAGTCCTCGACCTCgtccagaaagaagaaatccgCGACCGACTGGAACGCGAAGACGTCGTCGCCGTCCTTGACCAGACCTTGCGACTCCACTGGCTCTACTTTGCATGCGACAAAAATAAAATCTAG